In Subdoligranulum variabile, the genomic stretch AAAACAGCCCCCGGCGCGGATCATCGCCCTGGGCTTTGCCCTGGCCATCCTGCTGGGTGCGGTGCTGCTCAAACTGCCCGTCTCGGTGCGGGACACCGCCACCGTCTCCTGGACCGACGCCCTCTTCACCTCCACCAGCGCGGTCTGCGTCACCGGCCTCATCGCGGTGGATTCCGCCGAGTCCTTCACCCCCTTCGGCCAGGTCATCCTGGCGGCCCTCATCCAGATGGGCGGCCTGGGGGTGACCTCCATCGGCATGGGACTGGCCCTGGCGGCAGGGCGGCGCATCAGCCTCAAGGGGCGGTCCCTGGTGCGGGAGGCCCTCAACGTGGACAGCTTCGAGGGGATGATCCGCCTGGTGCGGGCGGTCTTCTTCCTGACGATCTGCTTCGAGGTGGCCGGCGTGGTGTGCAGCTTCCCGGTCTTCGTGCAGGATTTCCCGCCGCTCCACGCGCTGTGGATCAGCATTTTCCACTCGGTGGCGGCCTTCAACAACTCGGGATTTGACATTTTGGGCGGGCTGCGCAACCTGATCCCCTACCACGACAGCATCTGGCTCAACCTGGTGACCTGCGCCCTCATCATCTTCGGCGGCATCGGGTTCCTGGTCATGATGGATGTGGTCAAATGCCGGTTCCGCTTCCACAAATACACCCTGCACACCAAGGTGGTACTCACCACCACCGCCGTGCTGCTGGCGGCGGGCACCCTGCTGCTCCAGTTCACCGACCACATGGGCTGGATGGCTGCCTTCTTCCACAGCGTGTCCGCCCGAACGGCGGGCTTTTCCACCGTCAACATCGGAACCTTGAGCGACGCCGGCCTCTTTGTGCTCATCATCCTCATGTTCATCGGCGCCTCGCCGGGATCTACCGGCGGCGGCATCAAGACCACCACCTTCTTCGTGCTCATGCAGGAGGTGTGGTGTATCTTCACCAAGCGGCGGCCCGGGGCCTTCCACCGGCGGCTGCCCGCGGGCTCCCTGGCCAAGGCGGCCACCATCCTGCTGCTGGGCGTCATCGTGGTCTGCACCGGGACCTTCCTGCTCTGCGTGCTGGAACCGGAAGCCACCTTTGTCCAGCTGCTGTTTGAGGATGTGTCGGCCTTCGGCACGGTGGGCCTTTCCACCGGCATCACGTCGGGACTGCGGAACGCCAGCAAGTTCGTGCTGATCCTGACCATGTACACCGGGCGCGTGGGCGCCTTCACGCTGCTTTCCATCTGGGTGGAGCGCCCGACCCCCGTGGCGCGCTACACCGAGGAAGCCATCACCATCGGATGATTTTACACAGGCAGGTGCAATTATGAAAAAACAAGACCCTTCCACCCTGTACGGCGTCATCGGGCTGGGCCGGTTCGGCACGGCTCTGGTCAAGACCCTCACCGAAGCCGGCAAGGAAGTCATTGCCATCGACAAGAACGAGGAGAAGGTCCGGGAAGTCCGGTCCTACACCGACT encodes the following:
- a CDS encoding TrkH family potassium uptake protein gives rise to the protein MKTITRYLKKQPPARIIALGFALAILLGAVLLKLPVSVRDTATVSWTDALFTSTSAVCVTGLIAVDSAESFTPFGQVILAALIQMGGLGVTSIGMGLALAAGRRISLKGRSLVREALNVDSFEGMIRLVRAVFFLTICFEVAGVVCSFPVFVQDFPPLHALWISIFHSVAAFNNSGFDILGGLRNLIPYHDSIWLNLVTCALIIFGGIGFLVMMDVVKCRFRFHKYTLHTKVVLTTTAVLLAAGTLLLQFTDHMGWMAAFFHSVSARTAGFSTVNIGTLSDAGLFVLIILMFIGASPGSTGGGIKTTTFFVLMQEVWCIFTKRRPGAFHRRLPAGSLAKAATILLLGVIVVCTGTFLLCVLEPEATFVQLLFEDVSAFGTVGLSTGITSGLRNASKFVLILTMYTGRVGAFTLLSIWVERPTPVARYTEEAITIG